cccatgtgcagttgcaaaccgtagtctggcttttttatggcggttttggagcagtggcttcttccatgcttagtggcttttcaggttatgtcgatataagactcgttttactgtggatatagatacttttgtacctgtctcttCCAGCAttatcacaaggtcctttgctgttgttctgggattgatttgcacttttcgcaccaaagtacgttcatctctaggagacagaacgagtctccttcctgagcagtatgacggctgcatggtcccatggtgtttatacttgcgtactattgtttgtacagatgaacgtggtaccttcaggtgtttggaaatttctgaccaaagatgaaccagacttgtggaggtctacaattctttttctgaggtcttggctgatttctttgattttcccatgatgtcaagcaaagaggcactgagttttaaggtaggccttgaagtacatTCACACCTCCAATTTGACTCAAatgatggctttagaagcttctgatatgatAATtgacatgacataattttctggaattttccaagctgtttttgGCAGTCAATTTAGTAATTagcaatttagtgtatgtaaacttctgacccagtggaattgtgatacagtgaattattagtgaaataatctgtctgtaaacaattgttggaaaaatgacttgtgtcatgtacaaagtagatgtcctgactGACTTaccaaaaccatagtttgttgacaagacatttgtggagtggttgaagaaagagttttaatgactccaaccgaagtctaggtaaacttccgacttaaactgtacactaggtaaacttccgacttaaactgtacacacacacacacacacacacacacacacacacacacacacacacacacacacacacacacacacacacacacacacacacacacacacacacacacacacacacacacacacacacacacacacacacacacgaagagagaccgaagacaacaatATAGCAAGGTAGGGCTGGACTGTCTGACATTTCCAGTGACATAAGCCCCACCTACTAGCTCGCTAGCGTCACCGCCGGCACAGTACGAGTCTTAGTCTGTAGCTAGTAGATCAGTGACATATACATGAATTATACTAAAACTGAAAGACAAAAAGCATCCTCATTCTTGGTCCTCTTACCATGATATTCGGCCCAGGCATATCCACGTACAATATCTACGCTCGAATCGTCGCCGTCTTCTTTACTGTGTACTCGAATGAGAACGTATTTGAACACACCCGTCGGGTCGATTTCTGCCTCTGGAATGTTCGCCATTAGGGAAGCAGCCTTCGTTTGAGTACACATTTTTCCTTAAAATAGTTCCACGAAATGCAACGTACTTAGCTAGTTCGCACAGCTGATAATGATTGAATTTGAAATAGTAGACAATTCTTCCTGCGATGATCAATGTGGAAAGAAAGATCCGAAGCACACTTCCGGAAATACAGAAAGATGCTATTATGGTACTTGTAGTTTAAGTCAGTTGTAGTCAATATACAAACACCACTCATGTACAAAACAAAACAGTTTATTTTTTGTTATCAAAATACAAAATGAATATAAATCACAAACAAATGGCACTTAAATGTTGGGTAAATGTGTTGTGAGAGTGATGTTGAACATTAATTATAGCCTACATTgcgtgctgtacagaaaacccCCTATTTGTTAAAGCGAGGATATTTAAAATGTATTGACAGCCTGGGAGGACCCACTTTTTATCTCTGTGCAAAGAGAGACAATATCATTAATACTTTATCCAACATTATATCTACACACTCCAGGATAGTAACACCAGCATAAGGGATTCCCTTATGATGATTAGCTGGCAATGTCACTGCTTCCTTTCTTCTTCCCGCGGCAGGCTTGCAGGGAGACGTACATCAGGGCGGTGGTGAGGAGTAGGGCGAAGAGGAAGAGCAGGGCCGCCCAGGCTCCAGGTTTCAGAGCCTTCCTCAGGCCTACGCTCTCCCCCGGCAGCAGACTGCTCAAACTGAGCATGTAGCCCAGGGCCCAGCCCACAGAGGTATCCCCTGCCTAGTGACATTTCAAACAAACACCTCAGGTTAGCCTGGGTACACTCAGAGCATTCTGATAGGCACTTGGTGCACTAGGGGGAGAGGCTGTAGCCTAAAAATAAGTCAATTACAAACACTAACAAGACTTTGTGTAATGTCAATGATTATGCTGGTATCTGGAGTAAAATAAGGAGATCGAGAAAAAAATCATATTCACATCAAGCAAGTTTACCTTTTTCTGGAAAGAAATGCGGGGGAATGAGATCTCGTCAAAGCCATAGCCTCTCGTGAAGAGCACCTTGGTGAAGACAGAAGCAGCACAGAAGTCCTGCAGACGAGGCTCCTGGTCTGGGGCCAGCACCAACATCTGAAACAGGATACAAAAATGTGTACTGCATAGCCATGAAATCCATGAAAACACATGCAAACACTGACGGGGTCTCTCACATGCATGcaggctctctccccttcacacACAAATGTTCACACAcaaatgttcacacacacacacacacacacacacacacacacacacacacacacacacacacacacacacacacacacacacacacacacacacacacacacacacacacacacacacacacacacacacacacacacacacacaaatgttcacacacacacacacacacacacacacacacacacacacacacacacacacacacacacacacacacacacacacacacacacacaaagagagggcTGCTGACCTCATTGATGCTCATGTTACAGACAGCACGGGCTGCCTCTTCCAGTTGGGCAGGGGTTGCAACAAGGATTCCTGTAGTAGTCTGTAGGAACTGGTGAATGTAGAAGAAGGCTGAGAACGCCTGATGGacaaatggagagaaagagagaaaaaaaaggatgAGTTATGATTAGGGTCAGAgctgtagttagggttaggtttgtgtTTTGAGGgttgggtttaaggttagggttgaaccacgATGTGGACATGAAACTAGGTTTAGGGTTGTAGTtgaggatagggttagggttgactcAACCACTGTATGGGCCCCTCCTAATGCCTCTCACCATGAAGCTGCCACTGACATTGGGCTGGAACACCTTGTCAAAGGAGCACTGGGAGAAGGGGCAGCTGTGAAAGGAGAAGATCTCAGTCATGTTGCCCAGGCAGTGATCATAGTCGCCACTGCCCTCCACAGATAGGGCTGCCTGGGGATTGTAGCCAGAGCTGGGTGTCAGGCCCACTGTGCAGGGAGAGTCAAACAATGTCCCCACCTTCATGGTGACGTTGTAGCCTGCAGGGAAGCACGGGTGGGACATTTTCCCTGtgtgaccctgaccctgagagagacagagagagagagagagagagagagagagagagagagagagagagagagagagagagagagagagagagagagagagagagagagagagagagagagagagagacagagagacagagagagagacacagagagacagacagagagagagagagagacagagagagaatttaTTACAGTAACTTGACACTTTCCTATAACAAGTAGAGACCAAGCTACAGTCATAAATGGAGTACTATGGTACTGAGGACCAATATCTATTGTTGGAATTAATGCCTGGGATGACTTtcaaatacacatggttatcttAATCTGTTATAGATACAACACATAGAAACAATCTGGGGGTGATATATTAGTGGGTGGGTTTCCAATGATTTATAACAGAGTCACTAGATTTCTTGTAACGTGACATGACTGGGAAAGACTCCGGGCCCTTGCTGGAGTGCATAaaggtaaatacacacactatgGAGACGGAAGGTACAGAGCGTTGCACGGTACTGCAGTGTTCTTTTTCGTCACAAAAGGGGCGGCTCCTTGTAATACAGTCCGGGATTTGGCGAAATTTGGACAACCTAAAAACTGAAAAGCGCCTTATCATTCCCTTTGCAGACATGGGTGCAGTGTTGTCGCTTGGTTCCTTGATCTGATATATAGACTATATTAACCAACATCCGTCTAGACCTTCAttaccttctctctctagtcagaATGCGACTATGCCATAATCAGGACAGAAGATGGACCTCAAACCAGGGGTGGGAGATGGCAGTGTACTCCTAATTATCCCATCTGACACATCGAGAATATTGAAATACTGCTAGTTTTTTGTCAGCGTGCTATTGCAGCCAATTGGATTCCATGAAAATGCGAATCTTAGCATTGGGGCGAGATTGCTCGTTTTTCGGAAGCATGCGGTCATTAAAAACGAGCAGAATTTCAATCTTCtagataatttcacttataattcactgtatcacaattccagtgggtcagaagtttacatacacgaagttgactgtgcctttaaacagcttgggaaattccagaaaatgatgtcatggctttagaagcttctgatgggctaattgaaatcatttgagtcaattggaggtgtacctgtggatgtgtttcaaggccgaccttcagtatatacatatgaaatgggtaaaacagtatgtaaacattattgaagtgaccagtgttccatgtctatgtacacagggcagcagcctctaaggtgcagggatgagtaaccaggtggtagccagctagtgacttagttcagggcagggtaatgggtggaggccggctagggatggctatttaacagtctgatggccttgagatagatgctgtttttcattctctcggtcccaactttgatgcacctgtactgacctcgccttctggatgatggcagggtgaacaggctgtgaaATGGAGTGAAGCTTACAGTAAGTAGCCTTTAGGGGGTTCTGATGTTGTTGTGGCCAAACAGAGTGTTTCCTACCGTCACCAAGTGAGCCAGTAGGCGTTTGAAGACCTGGTCTCGTCCGTAGCACAGGaagctgtgtgtgtacagggagTAGTCATGGCCGTACAAACGTAGATTCATCCTGTCCCTCTTGTCCTCCACCTCGTCCTTGGTCACAAAGGTGATCTGGGTGGAAGCCCCACCAAAGTCCAGCGCCCCCACAGTCTGTCTGCCTGGGCTCAGCCAATGGCCCACAAAGCCATACTGCAGTGGGCACATAGGGATAAACATAgtaatatgagaggtgtgtgggtagCTTGTCTAGTCAGCTGTGCTGTAATGGTCACTAGAGGTCCTCAGGTAGCCATATACTCAACCAATTAATCCTAACACAAGAATCAGCCTTAGTGGAAATCAGTCATTTGGTAGCTATAATCAATTTCCTTTCAATCTTCAAAGAATGTCTACAGAAGCTTGAAAGGAAACTAACACAGGGTTCTTAAGTTTTTAACTGCTTATGGTTGCATTGAAAGAAAAGCTTAAGGCAGGGATCGATTTCGAACCACCATAGCAATGTTTATGCAGGATCGTTATTTACAAACAACTGTATAAATAAACACTTATTTGGGGTACCATAAATAGCTATAGAATGGTGAAAGCTGAGCCATGGTACCTTGATGAAGTTCTCCAAGAGATAGTTGACAGTGACCCAGCCGTACGCTCCC
The Oncorhynchus gorbuscha isolate QuinsamMale2020 ecotype Even-year linkage group LG20, OgorEven_v1.0, whole genome shotgun sequence DNA segment above includes these coding regions:
- the LOC124006730 gene encoding ectonucleoside triphosphate diphosphohydrolase 2-like isoform X2; this translates as MYIYKWPADKQNGTGVVTQHTECHPKGGGISSYAGQQREAGRSLQSCLDQATRDIPRTRHHLTPVYLGATAGMRLLNISSPVQSAQVLKEVGRTIQSYPFNYQGAAILSGQEEGAYGWVTVNYLLENFIKYGFVGHWLSPGRQTVGALDFGGASTQITFVTKDEVEDKRDRMNLRLYGHDYSLYTHSFLCYGRDQVFKRLLAHLVTGQGHTGKMSHPCFPAGYNVTMKVGTLFDSPCTVGLTPSSGYNPQAALSVEGSGDYDHCLGNMTEIFSFHSCPFSQCSFDKVFQPNVSGSFMAFSAFFYIHQFLQTTTGILVATPAQLEEAARAVCNMSINEMLVLAPDQEPRLQDFCAASVFTKVLFTRGYGFDEISFPRISFQKKAGDTSVGWALGYMLSLSSLLPGESVGLRKALKPGAWAALLFLFALLLTTALMYVSLQACRGKKKGSSDIAS
- the LOC124006730 gene encoding ectonucleoside triphosphate diphosphohydrolase 2-like isoform X1, giving the protein MAKRRCHIFASVALLLFGIVAILLLTIPTDDLTETPEFMYGIVLDAGSSHTAMYIYKWPADKQNGTGVVTQHTECHPKGGGISSYAGQQREAGRSLQSCLDQATRDIPRTRHHLTPVYLGATAGMRLLNISSPVQSAQVLKEVGRTIQSYPFNYQGAAILSGQEEGAYGWVTVNYLLENFIKYGFVGHWLSPGRQTVGALDFGGASTQITFVTKDEVEDKRDRMNLRLYGHDYSLYTHSFLCYGRDQVFKRLLAHLVTGQGHTGKMSHPCFPAGYNVTMKVGTLFDSPCTVGLTPSSGYNPQAALSVEGSGDYDHCLGNMTEIFSFHSCPFSQCSFDKVFQPNVSGSFMAFSAFFYIHQFLQTTTGILVATPAQLEEAARAVCNMSINEMLVLAPDQEPRLQDFCAASVFTKVLFTRGYGFDEISFPRISFQKKAGDTSVGWALGYMLSLSSLLPGESVGLRKALKPGAWAALLFLFALLLTTALMYVSLQACRGKKKGSSDIAS